A genomic region of Kribbella sp. NBC_00382 contains the following coding sequences:
- a CDS encoding carbohydrate ABC transporter permease yields the protein MTTQPVALPRRRARSRPEEETGRPVWEEEPTFFGRLSKPVVLAIVVLLVAFPLYVVVVTSLSTTEAVTRAGGLVVVPRELTIAAYVQLLSGGVVTRALLISTAITAIGTFFSLAITVLAAYGLSRPGSLLHRPLLFIVLLTFLFGPGIIPSYLLVNSLGLIDSYGSLILPTAVSAFNLIVMRSFFMGIPGELIDSARIDGAGEFAVLSRIVLPLSRAVVAVVGLFYAVGYWNAFFNAMLYLNDNNKWPLQMVLRTYIVQAQVLPTGAGGVTSQAGLGLAAAPSLAIKMAIVVIAVAPVLVIYPFIQKHFTKGVIIGAVKG from the coding sequence ATGACCACCCAACCTGTCGCCCTGCCGCGCCGCCGCGCGCGGTCCCGCCCGGAGGAGGAGACCGGCCGCCCGGTCTGGGAGGAAGAACCCACCTTCTTCGGACGGCTGAGCAAACCGGTCGTCCTGGCGATCGTCGTCCTGCTGGTCGCCTTTCCGCTGTACGTCGTCGTGGTGACGAGTCTGTCCACCACCGAAGCGGTCACACGGGCCGGTGGCCTGGTCGTGGTGCCGCGCGAGCTCACGATCGCCGCCTACGTGCAACTGCTGTCCGGGGGCGTGGTCACTCGCGCGCTGTTGATCAGTACCGCGATCACGGCCATCGGCACGTTCTTCAGCCTGGCGATCACCGTGCTCGCGGCGTACGGGCTGTCGCGGCCCGGATCGCTGCTGCACCGGCCGTTGCTGTTCATCGTCTTGCTGACCTTCCTGTTCGGGCCCGGCATCATTCCCAGCTACCTGCTGGTCAACTCGCTGGGACTGATCGACAGCTACGGCTCACTGATCCTGCCGACGGCCGTGTCGGCGTTCAACCTGATCGTCATGCGGTCCTTCTTCATGGGGATCCCGGGCGAGCTGATCGACAGCGCCAGGATCGACGGCGCCGGTGAGTTCGCCGTGCTGAGCCGGATCGTGCTGCCGCTGTCCCGTGCGGTGGTCGCGGTGGTCGGCCTGTTCTACGCGGTCGGCTACTGGAACGCCTTCTTCAACGCGATGCTCTACCTCAACGACAACAACAAGTGGCCGCTGCAGATGGTGCTGCGGACCTACATCGTGCAGGCACAGGTGCTGCCGACCGGAGCTGGTGGGGTCACCTCGCAGGCGGGCCTGGGCCTGGCTGCGGCGCCGAGCCTGGCGATCAAGATGGCGATCGTCGTGATCGCGGTCGCGCCGGTGCTGGTGATCTACCCGTTCATCCAGAAGCACTTCACCAAGGGCGTCATCATCGGCGCGGTCAAGGGCTGA
- a CDS encoding WD40/YVTN/BNR-like repeat-containing protein: MTLQRRHFLGLGAGAAVAVAALPQSASAVPGSSGRYRWRNVEIVGGGFVTGIIHHPGRRGLVYARTDIGGAARLDQRTQRWVQLLEWVGIEDWSLTGVESLALDPQDPSRLYLAVGTYTNEWSPINGAILRSTDQGRTFRRTDLPFKLGGNEPGRSMGERLAVDPRDGRVLYFGTRNQGLWRSTDRGETWSRVDSFPTTGMAGIGLGFVLFDPRRSRRGRPTQTIYVGSTDRANPLWRSTDGGASWSPVPGQPTGLLPHHGELASDGTLYVTYGDLPGPYEMYNGAVHKVDTATGVWTDITPLRPNTGGEAGFGYAGLAIDARNPGTVMVSTMSRWGPVDDVFRTVDGGATWHSIGAKIVLDTSGAPYLNFHGTNPKLGWMIGDISIDPFDSGKVMYVTGATIFGTDDVTNAEAGRSTHWSVRAQGLEETAVLDLISPPWGPPLISALGDIGVYRHDRLDVVPPDGQAANPVSGSSPSLDYAAKAEGFVVRVAYGGSLQRGAYSTDAGISWQPFAGEPSGSTQPGKIVVGTDARTIVWVPGDVPPHYSRDRGATWTAVTGLPNQVAMVADRVSPGLFYAFDGATGTAYRSLDGGVTFLPSATGLPIGGGKLETVLDRNGHCWLAAGASGLYRSVDQGLSYQRLTTIEEAVTVGFGKAARGRTEMAVFTSGKVDGVRGIFRSDDSGRRWVRVNDDRHQYASTNDAIAGDPRVFGRVYLSTNGLGIPYGEPV; this comes from the coding sequence ATGACGCTTCAGCGTAGGCACTTCCTGGGGCTGGGCGCCGGTGCGGCCGTCGCGGTCGCCGCGTTGCCACAGTCGGCTTCGGCGGTGCCGGGGTCGTCCGGACGGTACCGGTGGCGCAACGTCGAGATCGTCGGGGGTGGTTTCGTCACCGGCATCATCCATCACCCCGGCCGGCGCGGACTGGTCTACGCCCGGACCGACATCGGCGGCGCCGCCCGGCTGGACCAGCGGACCCAGCGGTGGGTCCAGTTGCTCGAGTGGGTCGGGATCGAGGACTGGAGTCTCACCGGCGTCGAGAGCCTGGCCCTCGACCCGCAGGACCCGTCGCGGCTCTACCTTGCCGTCGGCACCTATACCAACGAGTGGTCGCCGATCAACGGGGCCATCCTTCGCTCGACGGACCAGGGCCGCACGTTCCGGCGTACCGATCTGCCGTTCAAGCTGGGCGGCAACGAGCCCGGCCGTTCGATGGGTGAGCGGCTGGCGGTCGACCCACGCGACGGCCGCGTCCTGTACTTCGGTACGCGCAACCAGGGCCTGTGGCGGAGTACCGATCGCGGCGAGACCTGGTCACGGGTGGACTCTTTCCCGACGACCGGGATGGCGGGCATCGGACTCGGCTTCGTCCTCTTCGATCCACGGAGGTCCCGGCGGGGCCGTCCGACGCAGACCATCTACGTGGGCTCGACCGATCGGGCGAATCCCTTGTGGCGCAGTACGGACGGTGGTGCGAGCTGGTCGCCGGTACCGGGCCAGCCGACCGGCTTGTTGCCCCACCATGGCGAGCTGGCGTCCGACGGAACCCTCTATGTGACGTATGGCGATCTGCCCGGGCCGTACGAGATGTACAACGGTGCTGTCCACAAGGTCGACACCGCTACCGGTGTCTGGACCGACATCACGCCGCTGCGGCCCAACACCGGCGGTGAAGCGGGCTTCGGGTATGCGGGGCTGGCGATCGACGCGCGCAACCCCGGCACGGTGATGGTCTCCACGATGAGCCGCTGGGGTCCGGTCGACGACGTCTTCCGGACTGTCGACGGGGGAGCGACCTGGCACTCGATCGGCGCGAAGATCGTGCTCGACACGTCGGGAGCGCCGTACCTCAACTTCCACGGGACGAACCCCAAGCTGGGCTGGATGATCGGGGACATCTCGATCGACCCGTTCGACTCCGGCAAGGTCATGTACGTCACCGGCGCGACCATCTTCGGCACCGACGACGTGACGAACGCCGAGGCCGGCCGCAGCACCCACTGGTCGGTCCGGGCACAGGGGCTGGAAGAGACCGCCGTACTCGACCTGATCAGCCCGCCCTGGGGGCCGCCGTTGATCAGCGCCCTCGGCGACATCGGCGTCTACCGGCACGACCGGCTGGACGTGGTACCGCCCGATGGGCAGGCGGCCAACCCCGTCAGCGGTTCCTCGCCGAGTCTCGACTACGCGGCGAAGGCCGAGGGATTCGTCGTCAGGGTCGCGTACGGCGGCAGCCTGCAGCGCGGGGCCTACTCCACTGATGCCGGGATCAGTTGGCAGCCGTTCGCGGGGGAGCCCAGCGGCTCCACCCAGCCTGGCAAGATCGTCGTCGGTACGGACGCACGCACGATCGTCTGGGTGCCCGGTGACGTGCCGCCGCACTACTCGCGTGACCGTGGCGCGACCTGGACCGCGGTGACCGGATTGCCCAACCAGGTGGCGATGGTCGCCGACCGGGTGAGTCCGGGGTTGTTCTACGCCTTCGACGGCGCCACCGGTACGGCGTACCGGAGTCTCGACGGCGGTGTGACTTTCTTGCCGTCGGCAACAGGACTGCCGATCGGGGGTGGCAAGCTCGAGACCGTGCTGGACCGGAACGGGCACTGCTGGCTCGCGGCCGGCGCGAGCGGACTGTATCGCTCGGTGGACCAAGGGCTCAGCTATCAACGGCTGACCACGATCGAGGAGGCCGTGACGGTGGGGTTCGGCAAGGCGGCGCGGGGCCGGACGGAGATGGCCGTCTTCACCTCCGGCAAGGTCGACGGCGTCCGGGGAATCTTCCGGTCCGACGACAGCGGCCGCCGGTGGGTGCGGGTGAACGACGACCGGCATCAGTACGCGTCCACCAACGATGCGATCGCCGGGGACCCGAGAGTGTTCGGGCGGGTTTACCTGTCCACCAACGGCCTCGGAATCCCTTATGGAGAACCTGTATGA
- a CDS encoding beta-galactosidase — translation MTALYFGGDYNPEQWSPEVWKEDVALMRQAGVNLVTVGVFAWSSLEPEPGRYEFGWLDQVMDLLHDGGIQVDLATPTASPPPWFSLRHPDALPVRADGTRLTHGSRDTYCACAPAYREAAAGIARVLAERYSEHPALAMWHVHNEYGTSCYCDHAAAAFRVWLQERYGDLDRLNAAWTTAFWSQGYSGWDEIQPPRATQYLVNPTQALDFRRFWSDELLSAFRELKAILRSLSPQTPITTNFVFGGWVPVNHARWAAEVDLVAIDHYPGSAGLGAEEQTAFGADLARSWAGGRSWLLMEQAAGTVNDGHRLHTKEPGRMARHSLSHLARGSRGALFFQWRASRGGAEMFHSAMVPHAGGESRRFREIAEFGASLPRLAEFEGSAVEAEVAILWDAEAWWVMQSTHLPSSDLDYLAAVQAAHRQFWAAGIGVDLAAPDADLSAYRLVVVPSLYLVSDQAAESIARYVEGGGRLLVTYFSGIVNEDAQVRLGGYPGAFSEVLGIRVEEFSPVDEVRLRSGGQGRVWSEQVDLAGAEAVDRYSGGVLDGSPAITRNEYGEGVAWYVSTQLEDEAYASLVEQVIRDTGIERPELPEGVELVRRRAGESIWTILINHSDVAVELPIEGYELLSGTQVVSPLTLAAGGQAVVRA, via the coding sequence ATGACGGCGCTCTACTTCGGCGGGGACTACAACCCGGAGCAATGGTCACCGGAGGTCTGGAAGGAAGACGTCGCCCTGATGCGCCAGGCCGGCGTGAACCTGGTGACGGTCGGCGTCTTCGCCTGGTCCAGCCTCGAACCCGAGCCGGGGCGGTACGAGTTCGGGTGGCTCGACCAGGTGATGGACCTGCTGCACGACGGTGGGATCCAGGTCGACCTGGCCACTCCGACAGCCTCTCCGCCACCGTGGTTCAGCTTGCGCCATCCCGACGCCCTGCCGGTGAGGGCGGACGGCACTCGGCTGACTCACGGGAGCAGAGACACGTACTGCGCCTGTGCGCCGGCGTACCGGGAGGCGGCGGCCGGGATCGCTCGCGTGCTGGCGGAGCGGTACTCGGAGCATCCGGCGCTGGCGATGTGGCATGTACACAACGAATACGGGACCAGCTGCTACTGCGACCACGCCGCAGCCGCGTTCCGGGTGTGGTTGCAGGAGCGGTACGGCGACCTGGACCGGCTGAACGCCGCTTGGACCACCGCCTTCTGGAGTCAGGGGTACTCCGGATGGGACGAGATCCAGCCGCCACGCGCCACGCAGTACCTGGTCAATCCCACCCAGGCGCTGGACTTCCGGCGGTTCTGGTCGGACGAACTGCTCAGCGCTTTCCGGGAGCTGAAGGCGATCTTGCGGTCGCTGTCGCCGCAGACTCCGATCACCACCAACTTCGTCTTCGGCGGCTGGGTGCCGGTCAATCATGCGCGCTGGGCCGCAGAGGTGGATCTGGTCGCGATCGACCATTATCCCGGCAGTGCCGGTCTCGGCGCCGAGGAGCAGACCGCGTTCGGCGCGGACCTGGCCCGCTCGTGGGCGGGTGGACGCTCGTGGCTGTTGATGGAGCAGGCGGCCGGCACCGTGAACGACGGCCACCGGCTGCACACGAAAGAGCCCGGCCGGATGGCGCGGCACTCCCTGTCCCATCTGGCCCGCGGGTCGCGTGGCGCACTGTTCTTCCAGTGGCGCGCTTCGCGAGGCGGGGCGGAGATGTTCCACTCCGCGATGGTGCCGCACGCGGGCGGCGAATCACGGCGGTTCCGGGAGATCGCCGAGTTCGGCGCTTCGTTGCCGCGGCTCGCTGAGTTCGAGGGCAGCGCGGTGGAGGCCGAGGTCGCGATCCTGTGGGACGCCGAGGCGTGGTGGGTCATGCAGTCGACTCATCTGCCGTCGTCCGACCTGGACTACCTGGCGGCCGTGCAAGCGGCGCATCGGCAGTTCTGGGCCGCTGGGATCGGCGTCGACCTGGCCGCCCCGGACGCCGACCTTTCGGCGTACCGGCTGGTGGTCGTACCCAGTCTCTATCTCGTGTCGGATCAGGCCGCGGAGTCGATCGCCCGCTATGTCGAGGGCGGTGGGCGACTGCTTGTCACCTACTTCAGCGGCATCGTGAACGAGGACGCGCAGGTCCGGCTCGGTGGCTACCCCGGGGCGTTCAGCGAGGTTCTCGGGATCAGGGTCGAGGAGTTCTCCCCGGTCGACGAGGTCCGTCTTCGTTCCGGTGGCCAGGGCCGGGTGTGGAGTGAGCAGGTCGACCTGGCCGGCGCCGAGGCAGTCGACCGGTACTCCGGCGGGGTGCTCGACGGTTCGCCGGCGATCACCAGGAACGAGTACGGCGAAGGCGTGGCCTGGTATGTGTCGACCCAGCTCGAGGACGAGGCCTATGCATCCCTTGTGGAGCAGGTGATCCGGGACACAGGGATCGAACGACCAGAGCTGCCCGAGGGGGTGGAGCTGGTCCGCCGCCGGGCCGGCGAGAGCATCTGGACGATTCTGATCAACCACTCGGACGTGGCGGTCGAGCTGCCGATCGAGGGGTACGAATTGCTGTCCGGCACCCAGGTCGTGAGCCCGTTGACGCTCGCTGCCGGGGGTCAGGCAGTGGTACGGGCGTGA
- a CDS encoding LacI family DNA-binding transcriptional regulator encodes MVTIADVARHAGVAASTVSYVLSGKRSISSETRDRVQDSVRALGYRPNASARALASNRSNVLALVIPLRAGMHVPVLMQFATAVVTTARRYDHDVLLLTADEGRSGLERVSQSALVDALVVMDVELHDERVPLLRELPMPSVLIGIPADTDGLTCIDLDFFAAAEQCVDHLTDLGHRSIALLGTPSAVYERQTGFAARTLAGFQAATERRGVVGIETPCEPAFDAVLDTVEDLLHEHPGITGLVVQNEPIIGPLLDVLRLLGRRVPEDMSLMAICADDVAERHVPNLSSVTLPADDIGQRAVEMLIAKLEGSQTEAVTLVPAQLVARASTSAAPDVHARTTA; translated from the coding sequence ATCGTCACGATCGCCGACGTCGCGCGGCACGCAGGCGTCGCGGCCAGCACGGTGTCGTATGTCCTCAGCGGCAAGCGGTCGATCTCCAGTGAGACCCGCGACCGGGTCCAGGACAGCGTCCGGGCGCTGGGCTACCGGCCGAACGCCAGTGCCCGGGCGCTCGCCTCGAACCGGTCGAACGTACTCGCCCTGGTGATTCCGCTCAGGGCCGGCATGCACGTGCCGGTGCTGATGCAGTTCGCCACCGCCGTGGTCACCACCGCCCGCCGGTACGACCACGATGTCCTGCTGCTCACCGCCGACGAAGGCCGCTCGGGGCTCGAGCGGGTCTCGCAGAGTGCGCTCGTCGATGCCCTGGTGGTGATGGACGTCGAGTTGCACGACGAACGCGTCCCGCTGCTGCGGGAGCTGCCGATGCCGTCCGTGCTGATCGGGATCCCGGCCGACACCGACGGCCTCACCTGTATCGACCTGGACTTCTTCGCCGCCGCCGAGCAGTGTGTGGACCACCTGACCGATCTCGGCCATCGCAGCATCGCCTTGCTGGGCACGCCTTCGGCCGTCTACGAACGGCAGACGGGCTTCGCCGCGCGGACCCTGGCCGGCTTCCAGGCCGCGACCGAGCGGCGAGGTGTCGTCGGCATCGAGACACCCTGTGAGCCCGCCTTCGACGCGGTGCTCGACACTGTCGAAGACCTGCTCCACGAGCACCCGGGGATCACCGGTCTGGTCGTCCAGAACGAGCCGATCATCGGACCGCTGCTCGACGTACTGCGGCTGCTCGGCCGCCGGGTGCCCGAGGACATGTCGCTGATGGCGATCTGCGCCGACGACGTGGCCGAGCGGCACGTGCCCAACCTGTCCTCTGTCACGCTGCCCGCCGACGACATCGGCCAGCGAGCGGTCGAGATGCTGATCGCCAAGCTCGAAGGCAGCCAGACCGAGGCGGTGACGCTGGTGCCCGCGCAACTCGTCGCCCGCGCGAGCACCAGCGCCGCCCCCGACGTTCACGCCCGTACCACTGCCTGA
- a CDS encoding glycoside hydrolase family 12 protein, translating into MIRGMKSAAVALVTLLAVTALSVLPASAAAWSSSDKFGSWSNGGYTVRNDVWGGGAGSQSIWANSYSNWGVTANHPNTGGVKAYPHSARNVGKKISALGSLTSSFNVSRPGSGAYTSAYDIWAGGNAYEIMLWMNKQGSVGPIGSQQTSASVGGHSWNIYKGTNGSNQVFSFVRTGNTNSGTVDIKAVMNWIKNKGWIGDATMNEVQFGFEITSSSGGLNFTTNSYSVSFS; encoded by the coding sequence ATGATCAGAGGGATGAAGTCGGCGGCGGTGGCGCTGGTGACGCTGCTCGCGGTCACGGCGCTGTCGGTACTGCCGGCGAGCGCGGCCGCCTGGTCGTCGAGCGACAAGTTCGGCAGCTGGTCCAACGGTGGCTACACGGTGCGCAACGATGTCTGGGGCGGCGGGGCCGGGTCCCAGTCGATCTGGGCGAACTCGTACTCCAACTGGGGAGTCACGGCGAACCACCCGAACACCGGTGGGGTCAAGGCGTATCCGCACTCGGCCCGCAACGTCGGCAAGAAGATCAGCGCGCTCGGCAGCCTGACCAGCAGCTTCAACGTCAGCCGGCCGGGCAGCGGGGCCTACACCTCGGCGTACGACATCTGGGCCGGCGGCAACGCCTACGAGATCATGCTCTGGATGAACAAGCAGGGCTCGGTCGGCCCGATCGGCAGCCAGCAGACCTCGGCGTCGGTCGGTGGCCACAGCTGGAACATCTACAAAGGGACCAACGGCTCCAACCAGGTCTTCTCGTTCGTCCGGACCGGCAATACGAATTCCGGCACGGTCGACATCAAAGCGGTGATGAACTGGATCAAGAACAAGGGCTGGATCGGTGACGCGACGATGAACGAGGTGCAATTCGGCTTCGAGATCACGTCGTCCAGCGGCGGCCTGAATTTCACCACCAACAGTTACTCGGTCAGCTTTTCCTGA
- a CDS encoding cache domain-containing protein, with the protein MSEQVTEPVAPGIAAIQQLVGTVAGEAFGLATRIADEVTEVFNEREAVRRTDLAGVGAMVLPALADPEGRIQGAGYVAAVDALADSRWWLEWFMLRNGSPERLIVDTDPRGENFYDYESLPWYDVPRNTSRRHITGPYVDYLCTDDYTLTFTVPVLVGGRFTGVAGADLKVFAFEKAVLPRLRASNHTMAIVNAQGRVVLSNSARHVSGTLLRSPDSTSYPIGDLPLALVDLPVRKS; encoded by the coding sequence GTGAGCGAACAGGTGACGGAACCCGTCGCGCCCGGCATCGCGGCCATCCAGCAACTGGTCGGCACAGTGGCCGGCGAGGCGTTCGGCCTGGCCACCCGGATCGCCGACGAGGTGACGGAGGTCTTCAACGAGCGGGAGGCGGTACGGCGTACCGATCTCGCGGGCGTCGGCGCGATGGTGCTCCCGGCCCTGGCCGATCCAGAAGGACGGATCCAGGGCGCGGGGTATGTCGCGGCCGTGGATGCGCTGGCCGATTCCCGCTGGTGGCTCGAGTGGTTCATGCTGCGCAACGGCTCACCTGAACGGCTCATCGTCGACACCGATCCACGCGGCGAGAACTTCTACGACTACGAGTCCCTGCCCTGGTACGACGTACCGCGGAACACCAGCCGCCGGCACATCACCGGCCCGTACGTCGACTACCTCTGCACCGACGACTACACGCTGACCTTCACCGTGCCGGTACTCGTCGGCGGCCGGTTCACCGGGGTGGCGGGAGCAGACCTCAAGGTCTTCGCGTTCGAGAAGGCAGTCCTGCCCCGGCTCCGGGCGAGCAATCACACGATGGCGATCGTCAACGCCCAGGGCCGGGTCGTCCTCTCCAACAGCGCCCGCCACGTCAGCGGCACTCTCCTGCGCAGTCCGGACAGCACCTCCTACCCGATCGGCGACCTGCCACTCGCGCTGGTCGACCTACCGGTCAGGAAAAGCTGA
- a CDS encoding FadR/GntR family transcriptional regulator, with product MALRFYGSGAAAVFAPLESLSRSELVARRLTDAIALGLLPDAEQLPGEADLAGIFGVSTTTIREALSSLRLRGLIDTRRGRGGGSFVRAQQTISTEIVRDRLDELSLADLRDLGDHYSAIAGTAARLAAERATPEDVDRLTGVCDALEHAEGAGARRRADAQFHIEVAATAQSTRLYRAEVSLQAEVGTLLWLAFGDDDSHRLTVQSCREVVAAIDRGDSAAARAAAEERVADSTTRLIDLRLTLED from the coding sequence GTGGCGCTGCGGTTCTACGGGAGTGGGGCGGCGGCGGTGTTCGCGCCGCTGGAGTCGCTGAGCCGGTCCGAGCTGGTCGCCCGGCGGCTGACCGACGCGATCGCCCTCGGCCTGCTGCCCGATGCCGAACAGCTTCCCGGCGAGGCCGACCTGGCCGGCATCTTCGGCGTCTCCACCACCACCATCCGTGAAGCCCTGTCCTCACTGCGGTTGCGCGGCCTGATCGACACCCGCCGCGGCCGTGGCGGCGGTAGCTTCGTTCGTGCCCAGCAGACGATCTCCACCGAGATCGTCCGCGACCGCCTGGACGAGCTGAGCCTCGCCGACCTCCGCGACCTCGGCGACCACTACTCCGCCATCGCCGGTACCGCCGCCCGCCTCGCCGCTGAGCGCGCGACCCCCGAGGACGTCGACCGGCTGACCGGGGTCTGCGACGCGCTGGAGCATGCCGAGGGCGCCGGCGCCCGGCGTCGGGCCGACGCGCAGTTCCACATCGAAGTTGCCGCGACGGCGCAATCAACCCGGCTCTACCGGGCCGAGGTCAGCCTGCAGGCAGAGGTCGGAACCCTGCTCTGGCTGGCTTTCGGCGACGACGACAGTCACCGGCTGACCGTGCAGAGCTGCCGCGAAGTGGTTGCCGCGATCGACCGTGGTGACAGCGCGGCCGCCCGAGCCGCGGCCGAGGAACGGGTGGCGGACTCGACGACACGACTGATCGACCTCAGACTGACCTTGGAAGACTGA
- a CDS encoding gamma-aminobutyraldehyde dehydrogenase: MRIVRNLINGTPQDALSGATSELVDPATGKAFGTAPLSGAEDVDLAYRAAAEAAPGWAAATPSERQRGLLKLADLIEARGNELVVAESQNTGKPLELTRTEELAVLIDQLRFFAGAARMLEGKSAGEYLAGHTSYVRREPIGVVGQITPWNYPMMMAIWKFAPALAAGNTVVLKPAETTPVTTVMLAELAAEVLPAGVLNVVCGDRDTGQALVEHPTPQLVSITGSTRAGTQVASTAALDLKRTHLELGGKAPAVVFEDADLAAAAEAIGVGGYFNAGQDCTAACRVLVHESQHDAFVEALAGWACDNARPGLADDEDALFGPLNNAMQLERVRGFLARMPARASVVLGGERSGGALADGFFHDATIVTGLRQDDEMIQDEVFGPVITVQTFADEAEALRMANGVQYGLASSVFTTDHSRALRMSAALDFGCVWINTHIPLVAEMPHGGFKHSGHGKDLSMYGLEDYTRVKHVMSAI; this comes from the coding sequence ATGCGAATCGTTCGGAATCTGATCAATGGGACACCCCAGGACGCGCTCTCAGGCGCCACCAGTGAGCTGGTCGATCCAGCCACGGGCAAGGCATTCGGGACGGCGCCGCTGTCCGGGGCCGAGGACGTCGACCTGGCCTATCGCGCCGCTGCCGAGGCCGCGCCCGGTTGGGCCGCCGCCACGCCATCGGAGCGCCAGCGCGGTCTGCTGAAGCTGGCCGACCTGATCGAGGCTCGTGGCAACGAGCTCGTCGTCGCCGAGTCGCAGAACACCGGCAAGCCACTCGAGCTGACCCGCACGGAGGAGCTCGCAGTACTGATCGATCAGCTGAGGTTCTTCGCCGGGGCCGCGCGGATGCTGGAGGGGAAGTCGGCCGGTGAGTACCTGGCCGGGCATACCTCCTATGTACGCCGGGAGCCGATCGGCGTCGTCGGGCAGATCACGCCGTGGAACTACCCGATGATGATGGCGATCTGGAAGTTCGCGCCGGCCCTTGCCGCCGGCAACACCGTCGTCCTCAAGCCGGCCGAGACGACACCGGTGACGACGGTGATGCTTGCTGAGCTCGCGGCCGAGGTACTACCGGCCGGGGTGCTCAACGTCGTCTGCGGTGATCGCGACACCGGCCAAGCGTTGGTGGAGCATCCGACACCGCAGCTCGTCAGCATCACCGGGTCGACTCGTGCGGGCACGCAGGTCGCGAGCACCGCGGCGCTCGACCTCAAACGCACGCATCTGGAGCTGGGTGGCAAGGCGCCGGCGGTCGTCTTCGAGGATGCGGACCTCGCGGCGGCGGCCGAGGCGATCGGAGTCGGCGGCTACTTCAACGCCGGTCAGGACTGTACGGCGGCCTGCCGGGTGCTCGTCCATGAGAGTCAGCACGATGCCTTCGTCGAAGCGTTGGCAGGCTGGGCCTGCGACAATGCGCGGCCGGGATTGGCCGATGACGAGGATGCGCTGTTCGGTCCGCTGAACAACGCGATGCAGCTCGAACGGGTGCGCGGATTCCTGGCGCGGATGCCCGCGCGTGCGTCCGTAGTACTGGGTGGGGAGCGGTCTGGTGGCGCGTTGGCCGATGGGTTCTTCCACGACGCCACGATCGTGACCGGGTTGCGGCAGGACGACGAGATGATCCAGGACGAGGTGTTCGGGCCGGTGATCACCGTGCAGACCTTCGCCGACGAGGCCGAGGCGCTGCGGATGGCGAACGGCGTGCAGTACGGGTTGGCGTCGAGCGTCTTCACGACCGATCACAGTCGCGCGCTGCGGATGTCGGCGGCGCTCGACTTCGGCTGCGTCTGGATCAACACGCACATCCCGTTGGTGGCCGAGATGCCGCACGGTGGCTTCAAGCATTCGGGCCATGGCAAGGACCTGTCCATGTACGGCCTGGAGGACTACACCCGGGTCAAGCACGTGATGTCGGCGATCTGA
- a CDS encoding ABC transporter ATP-binding protein: MTLTDLKTAISLRGLTKTFGDVTAVDGIDLDLAEGEFFSMLGPSGSGKTTVLRMVAGFETPTAGQVLLGGVDVTELPPYARDVNTVFQDYALFPHMSVLQNVEYGLRVKRVERRERRQRAVEALETVRLQGFGERRPHQLSGGQRQRVALARALVNRPKVLLLDEPLGALDLKLRREMQIELKAMQRDIGITFVFVTHDQEEALTMSDRIAVFNSGRIEQLATPAELYEHPATAFVAGFVGTSNLLAGEVAAEVIGAEGTYTVRPEKIRMSTRDSVTEPGNCTATGVVREVVYLGSATQSVVDLDAGGTLLVLEQNTQDSAEASLGRRGEAVRLSWRREHTVTIPTTPPSLEP, from the coding sequence ATGACTCTGACCGATCTCAAGACCGCGATCAGCCTGCGCGGCCTGACCAAGACGTTCGGCGACGTCACCGCAGTGGACGGGATCGACTTGGATCTCGCCGAGGGGGAGTTCTTCTCCATGCTCGGGCCGTCCGGCTCCGGCAAGACGACGGTACTGCGGATGGTGGCCGGCTTCGAGACGCCGACGGCCGGCCAGGTGCTGCTCGGTGGAGTCGACGTCACCGAGCTACCGCCGTACGCGCGGGATGTGAACACGGTCTTCCAGGACTATGCGCTTTTCCCGCACATGAGCGTGCTGCAGAACGTCGAGTACGGGCTGCGGGTGAAGCGGGTCGAGCGGCGCGAACGACGGCAGCGAGCCGTCGAGGCGCTGGAGACCGTACGGCTGCAGGGGTTCGGGGAAAGGCGCCCTCATCAACTATCCGGTGGCCAGCGGCAACGAGTCGCCCTCGCTCGTGCGCTGGTCAACCGGCCGAAGGTGCTGCTGCTCGACGAGCCGCTCGGCGCGCTCGACCTGAAGCTGCGCCGGGAGATGCAGATCGAGCTGAAGGCGATGCAGCGCGACATCGGCATCACCTTCGTCTTCGTCACCCACGACCAGGAGGAGGCGCTGACGATGAGCGACCGGATCGCCGTCTTCAACAGTGGCCGGATCGAACAGCTCGCCACGCCGGCCGAGCTCTACGAACATCCGGCGACGGCCTTCGTCGCCGGGTTCGTCGGTACGTCCAATCTGCTGGCTGGTGAGGTGGCGGCCGAGGTGATCGGTGCCGAGGGCACCTATACCGTCCGGCCCGAGAAGATCAGGATGTCGACCCGGGATTCCGTCACGGAGCCCGGGAACTGCACGGCGACCGGGGTGGTTCGTGAGGTCGTCTATCTGGGGTCGGCGACGCAGTCGGTCGTCGACCTCGACGCCGGCGGAACGCTGCTGGTTCTGGAGCAGAACACGCAGGACTCCGCCGAGGCCAGCCTGGGCCGCCGGGGGGAAGCAGTCCGGCTCAGCTGGCGCCGTGAACACACCGTCACCATCCCCACCACCCCTCCATCTCTGGAGCCATGA